A region from the Triticum urartu cultivar G1812 chromosome 1, Tu2.1, whole genome shotgun sequence genome encodes:
- the LOC125538001 gene encoding probable 3-ketoacyl-CoA synthase 20, with protein MDNELGKVMRNQAKLLYRRFVGQQPHLLAVTLLLVVSSLAVMTMLSIDGVYALLSGTHGVMAVSVAGAVAAAYVYALSLRPVYLVDFAGYKPAPAHELTRARSIHHYRLTGAFNAESMDFQKRVLERSGLGEATHFPASLIRVPLDMCLRTAKEESHTVIFGLIDDLLAKTRVRPDDIGVVIVNSSLYSPTPSFTSLVVNRYCLRDDVVTHNLSGMGCSAGVIAIDLARHLLQVYDDTYALVVSTENITLNGYLGNNRTMLVTNMLFRMGGAAVLLSNRRDQRRRAKYQLIHTVRTHHGPSDKSYACVMQEEDEVGNLGVSLSKDLMSVAGDALRTNITTLGPLVLPLREQLRFLGAVVLKRVFRTTVMSCLPDFTLALENFCIHAGGRGVLDELQKSLKLGEWHMEPSRMTLCRFGNTSSSSLWYELAYCEAKGRIKRGDRVWQIAFGSGFKCNSAVWKALRTVERAAAVEEGSPWAQDIDVLPVHVPKVMPINEDASYVPAV; from the exons ATGGACAATGAGCTCGGAAAGGTTATGCGAAACCAGGCCAAGCTCTTGTACCGTCGTTTCGTCGGCCAACAGCCTCATCTCCTCGCCGTCACACTGCTCCTCGTCGTGTCTTCGCTGGCGGTAATGACCATGCTGTCAATTGACGGCGTGTATGCCCTCTTGAGCGGCACACATGGCGTCATGGCCGTGTCTGTAGCAGGCGCAGTAGCGGCTGCCTACGTTTACGCCCTGTCGTTGCGGCCGGTGTACCTGGTGGACTTCGCCGGCTACAAGCCTGCGCCGGCGCACGAGTTGACCCGCGCCCGGTCCATCCACCATTACAGGCTAACCGGTGCGTTCAACGCGGAGAGCATGGATTTCCAGAAGAGGGTTCTGGAGCGGTCAGGGCTCGGCGAGGCGACGCACTTCCCTGCGTCCCTCATCAGGGTGCCACTGGACATGTGCCTCCGCACCGCCAAAGAGGAGTCCCACACCGTCATTTTCGGTCTGATCGACGATCTGCTGGCCAAGACCCGCGTGCGGCCGGACGACATCGGTGTGGTCATCGTGAACTCCAGCCTCTACAGCCCCACGCCGTCCTTCACCTCGCTAGTGGTGAACCGCTACTGCTTGCGCGACGATGTCGTCACCCACAACCTCAGCGGCATGGGCTGCAGCGCCGGCGTCATCGCTATTGACCTCGCCAGGCACCTGCTTCAG GTGTACGACGACACATACGCACTGGTTGTCAGCACGGAGAATATCACCCTAAACGGGTACTTGGGCAACAACCGGACCATGTTGGTGACCAACATGCTGTTCCGGATGGGCGGCGCGGCAGTTCTTCTGTCGAACCGTCGCGACCAGCGGCGACGCGCCAAGTACCAGCTGATCCATACGGTGCGCACGCACCATGGCCCTAGCGACAAGAGCTACGCGTGCGTGATGCAGGAGGAAGACGAGGTCGGGAACTTGGGCGTGTCACTCTCCAAGGATCTCATGTCCGTAGCCGGCGACGCGCTCCGCACCAACATCACCACCCTTGGCCCGCTCGTTCTGCCGCTACGTGAGCAGCTCCGGTTCCTTGGCGCCGTCGTGCTCAAACGGGTGTTCCGTACTACAGTGATGTCGTGCCTCCCCGACTTCACTCTGGCGCTGGAGAACTTCTGCATCCACGCAGGGGGGCGAGGCGTGCTGGACGAGCTGCAGAAAAGCCTGAAGCTGGGTGAGTGGCACATGGAACCCTCGAGGATGACCCTCTGCAGGTTCGGCAACACGTCGAGCAGCTCGCTGTGGTACGAGCTCGCCTACTGCGAGGCCAAGGGCAGGATCAAGAGGGGAGACCGTGTGTGGCAGATTGCGTTTGGCTCCGGGTTCAAATGCAACAGCGCGGTGTGGAAGGCGCTCAGGACGGTCGAGCGCGCCGCTGCCGTGGAGGAGGGCAGCCCCTGGGCACAAGACATCGACGTTCTTCCGGTCCATGTGCCCAAGGTGATGCCCATCAATGAGGATGCGTCGTATGTACCAGCTGTGTAG